One window from the genome of Thermococcus siculi encodes:
- a CDS encoding ATP-binding protein, with product MKENLARVLTEWQETWTPDLIKRDFDPSLIPEMPRKVVTFAGCRRTGKTYLMFQLINELAKRVPRDRIFYVNFEDERLEKNVSTLTELIPTIEELFGGSGEIYLFLDEIQNVDEWDSWVRRIHDSGKARLFLSGSSSKLSSREIPTSLRGRALTFEVFPLSFREFLKFKGFEVPERVEFSSKKPRLLNLLREYVLYGGFPEVVLAEDPRVKRLIVTDYFNTIIALDVVERYSLRNPEELRAFIRLALNSEYISLSKMERTLKSLGYRISRATLSNYLRYLNECYFLFPVEVYSPKVRLRIGHPKKLYFVDNSFLTFLSVKFSENLGRLMENTLFLELRRRGKEVNYILGEKWEVDFALPDEETLIQVSYSLNDPETIRRELRAIKAARRETGWKKAYIINWDVEKEIDGIRLIPLWRFLLEDY from the coding sequence ATGAAGGAAAACCTAGCTAGGGTTTTAACCGAATGGCAGGAAACGTGGACACCGGATCTCATAAAGAGGGATTTCGACCCATCCCTGATCCCCGAAATGCCGAGAAAGGTCGTAACCTTTGCTGGCTGTCGGAGAACAGGGAAGACGTATCTCATGTTCCAGCTGATCAACGAGCTGGCCAAGAGGGTTCCACGGGATAGGATATTCTATGTAAACTTTGAGGACGAGAGACTTGAAAAGAACGTTTCAACTCTCACAGAGCTGATACCAACTATTGAAGAACTCTTCGGAGGCTCAGGGGAGATTTACCTCTTCCTCGACGAGATACAGAACGTGGACGAGTGGGACTCCTGGGTCAGGAGAATCCACGACTCCGGTAAGGCGAGGCTCTTCCTCAGCGGATCGTCCTCAAAGCTCTCTAGCCGGGAGATACCAACATCGCTCAGGGGGAGGGCGCTGACGTTCGAGGTGTTCCCCCTGAGCTTCCGGGAGTTCCTGAAGTTCAAGGGTTTCGAAGTTCCGGAGAGGGTAGAGTTCAGCTCAAAGAAGCCCAGACTTTTGAACCTCCTCAGAGAGTACGTGCTCTACGGCGGTTTTCCAGAGGTGGTGCTGGCGGAGGATCCGAGGGTGAAGAGGCTCATAGTCACCGACTACTTCAACACCATAATAGCCCTCGATGTGGTTGAGAGGTACTCCCTGCGCAATCCGGAGGAGCTGAGGGCATTCATAAGGCTGGCCCTCAACTCGGAGTACATCAGCCTGAGCAAGATGGAGAGAACCCTAAAAAGCCTCGGCTACCGCATCAGCAGGGCGACCCTCTCGAACTACCTGAGGTACCTGAACGAGTGCTACTTCCTCTTCCCCGTTGAGGTCTACTCCCCAAAGGTCCGCCTCAGAATCGGCCACCCCAAAAAGCTCTACTTCGTTGACAACTCCTTCCTAACTTTCCTCAGCGTTAAGTTCAGCGAGAATCTCGGAAGACTCATGGAGAACACCCTCTTCCTGGAGCTGAGGAGGAGAGGAAAAGAGGTCAACTACATCCTTGGGGAGAAGTGGGAAGTTGACTTCGCTTTGCCCGACGAGGAAACCCTCATTCAGGTGAGCTACAGCCTAAACGACCCGGAGACCATTAGGAGGGAGCTGAGAGCAATAAAAGCTGCGAGAAGAGAGACGGGATGGAAGAAGGCATACATTATAAACTGGGACGTGGAGAAGGAAATAGACGGGATAAGGCTGATACCCCTATGGAGGTTTCTGCTTGAGGATTATTGA
- a CDS encoding TIGR00269 family protein, with protein MKCSKCNNPAVYHARYTGRYYCRKHFNEMVEKKFKETVKKYRLIEKGERIAVGVSGGKDSVVLMHLLAKLRERFPFELVAVTIDEGIAGYRPPSVEIARRNAEKLGIEHRIYSFKEYIGFTLDETVEIMGSFEKGERVGACSYCGVWRRWLLNYAAKDVGADKLAVGHNLDDEVQMFVMNILRGDIARLGRTGPYYEEIHPELVPRIKPLREIPEKEIVLYAVLNDIEVDFSECPYAVEAFRAEIRDWINEMEEKHPGTKYQILRSYDKLFPLIAKTYTKRTSELNRCKICGQPTTGEICKACQFRLQVEKKAREKGLTFRVEQI; from the coding sequence ATGAAGTGTTCAAAGTGCAACAATCCAGCGGTCTACCACGCGCGCTACACGGGAAGGTACTACTGTAGAAAGCACTTCAACGAGATGGTGGAGAAGAAGTTCAAGGAGACCGTCAAGAAGTACCGCCTCATTGAAAAGGGGGAGAGGATAGCGGTTGGGGTTTCCGGTGGAAAGGACAGCGTTGTCCTGATGCACCTTCTGGCCAAGCTCCGCGAGAGGTTCCCCTTCGAGCTGGTCGCGGTGACGATAGACGAGGGGATAGCCGGCTACAGGCCACCGAGCGTCGAGATAGCCAGGAGGAACGCGGAGAAGCTCGGAATAGAGCACCGCATCTATTCCTTTAAGGAGTACATCGGATTTACCCTCGACGAGACCGTTGAGATAATGGGGAGCTTCGAGAAGGGGGAGCGCGTTGGAGCATGCTCCTACTGTGGCGTCTGGAGGCGCTGGCTCCTCAACTACGCGGCGAAGGACGTTGGCGCGGATAAGTTGGCAGTCGGCCACAACCTCGACGACGAGGTTCAGATGTTCGTCATGAACATTTTGAGGGGCGACATAGCGCGCCTCGGGAGGACTGGACCCTACTACGAGGAGATACACCCTGAGCTTGTTCCGAGGATAAAGCCCCTACGCGAGATTCCGGAGAAGGAGATAGTGCTCTACGCGGTTCTGAACGATATTGAGGTCGACTTCAGCGAGTGCCCCTATGCCGTCGAGGCATTCAGGGCCGAGATAAGGGACTGGATAAACGAGATGGAAGAGAAGCACCCAGGAACAAAGTACCAGATACTCCGGAGCTACGACAAACTCTTCCCGCTCATCGCGAAGACCTACACAAAGAGGACGAGCGAGCTGAACAGGTGTAAAATCTGCGGGCAACCGACAACGGGAGAGATATGCAAGGCCTGCCAGTTCCGGCTCCAGGTCGAGAAAAAGGCCAGGGAGAAGGGGCTGACCTTCCGGGTCGAACAAATTTAA
- a CDS encoding site-2 protease family protein — MNTTLMAVIIGIIAFWIIIYALFGRREESEEGLSVDMFIAMWRTKRLLGFIDRIARVNRKLWKVYADVGIALGFMGMAYVFYALLKTAMQTVQHGGQGGGVQLVIPGLTIPLWYGLIGLAVVMVVHELSHGIVARAEKLPLKSVGLVLLAVIPGAFVEPDEEELEKAPLRKRLRVYGAGSLANIVTAFIAVLIINLAISPLLQPSGILVSGVLEDGPAYGVLQKGDVIIAMDGVQIQKMDQFIKFMNTTKPGQIVTLTVLRDGEEMNVNLKLGAHPDNPEKGYIGIYPAQNVTSKVGMDWLILPLFFAFYWIYVLNIGIGLMNLFPLVPLDGGRMLDDVFKRYLPEGIAKPVRYFTIGVGLFLLALNIIPAILNLAG, encoded by the coding sequence ATGAACACCACACTCATGGCAGTCATCATCGGCATCATCGCGTTCTGGATCATCATTTACGCCCTCTTCGGCAGGAGAGAGGAGAGCGAGGAGGGTCTCTCAGTTGACATGTTCATCGCCATGTGGCGCACCAAACGGCTGCTCGGCTTTATAGACCGGATAGCCAGGGTCAACCGCAAACTCTGGAAGGTCTACGCCGATGTTGGAATCGCTCTCGGCTTTATGGGAATGGCCTACGTGTTCTACGCGCTGCTCAAAACCGCCATGCAGACCGTCCAGCACGGAGGACAGGGGGGAGGGGTTCAGCTCGTTATCCCCGGCCTGACCATACCCCTCTGGTACGGCCTCATAGGCCTGGCGGTTGTCATGGTCGTCCACGAGCTGAGCCACGGAATAGTGGCGCGCGCCGAGAAACTGCCCCTCAAATCGGTCGGACTGGTGCTTCTGGCTGTCATACCCGGAGCGTTCGTCGAACCCGACGAGGAGGAGCTTGAAAAGGCCCCCCTAAGGAAGAGGCTTCGCGTTTACGGCGCCGGCTCCCTAGCGAACATAGTTACCGCCTTTATCGCAGTGCTGATAATCAACCTCGCAATCTCACCGCTCCTCCAGCCGTCCGGAATACTCGTCTCCGGAGTTCTGGAGGACGGGCCTGCCTACGGCGTCCTTCAGAAGGGGGACGTGATAATCGCCATGGACGGCGTTCAGATTCAGAAGATGGATCAGTTCATCAAGTTCATGAACACGACCAAACCGGGGCAGATAGTAACGCTCACGGTCCTGAGGGACGGCGAGGAGATGAACGTCAACCTGAAGCTCGGGGCACATCCGGACAACCCCGAGAAGGGCTACATAGGCATCTACCCCGCACAGAACGTGACGTCCAAAGTTGGGATGGACTGGCTCATCCTGCCACTGTTCTTCGCGTTCTACTGGATATACGTGCTCAACATAGGCATCGGGCTGATGAACCTCTTCCCGCTCGTTCCCCTGGACGGCGGGAGGATGCTGGACGACGTGTTCAAGCGCTATTTGCCGGAGGGCATAGCGAAGCCGGTGAGGTACTTCACCATAGGGGTCGGGCTTTTCCTGCTGGCCCTGAACATAATCCCCGCCATACTGAACCTGGCGGGTTAG
- a CDS encoding glycosyltransferase family 2 protein, producing MQPAVSVIIPTYNRHTLLKRAIESVLNQTFDDFEVLVIDGARSESTKELVRSLGDGRVRYIPQEGKGIANARNLGVLKARGEFIAFIDDDDRWKEDKLERQLELFRELPGDYGLVYTAFTYYYLERDKILGIKHPKASGDVYRYMLRDNITGTSTIMVRRNCFKRAGIFRESFVTCEDWDMWLRMSKICRFGAIDEPLVDYSIHSGQFSFAKYLAGRYRMIEEHGDIMHNPTILSYHLLQIGLLKVFGGDKSGARDILQAFRLNPTMRGNLADVLGSILDVRTKIYILKFLGRL from the coding sequence ATGCAACCAGCGGTCTCCGTAATAATCCCCACATACAACAGGCACACCCTCCTTAAGCGGGCAATAGAGAGCGTCCTAAACCAGACCTTCGATGATTTTGAGGTCCTCGTGATCGACGGGGCACGAAGCGAGTCCACGAAGGAACTCGTCCGCTCCCTCGGAGACGGGAGGGTTCGATATATCCCCCAGGAGGGGAAGGGGATAGCGAACGCCCGCAACCTCGGGGTTTTAAAGGCCAGAGGGGAGTTCATAGCGTTTATAGATGACGACGACCGCTGGAAGGAGGACAAGCTTGAGCGCCAGCTGGAGCTCTTCAGAGAGCTTCCCGGTGACTACGGCCTGGTATACACGGCGTTTACCTACTACTACCTTGAGAGGGATAAAATCCTCGGAATAAAACACCCGAAGGCGAGCGGAGACGTTTACCGCTACATGCTCCGGGACAACATAACCGGCACGTCAACAATAATGGTGAGGAGGAACTGCTTCAAGAGGGCGGGCATCTTCAGGGAGAGCTTTGTAACCTGTGAGGACTGGGACATGTGGCTGAGGATGTCAAAGATATGCCGCTTCGGAGCGATAGACGAGCCGCTCGTGGATTACTCCATCCACTCGGGCCAGTTCTCCTTTGCCAAGTATCTGGCGGGGAGATACAGGATGATCGAGGAGCACGGGGATATAATGCACAACCCGACGATTCTCAGCTACCACCTCCTCCAGATAGGCCTGCTGAAGGTATTTGGAGGGGACAAGAGCGGTGCGAGGGATATACTCCAGGCCTTTCGGCTCAACCCCACGATGAGGGGGAACCTCGCCGACGTGCTGGGCTCCATCCTCGATGTACGGACAAAGATATACATCCTCAAGTTCCTCGGAAGGCTGTAG
- a CDS encoding glycosyltransferase, which produces MKDSGASTRTYGLIRELLESANVILLIPGGGRGYQETGVHPGIEVRTFNPYRIGGLDVGVYFLGVNPSYWRNLIGIIKNTSVGAVVGSLIVSALPLALAKILLKKRIVYDAHNVEKERVIEGSLTETENRFKFILKFRWYLHEYLAVKTADEIISISHDDKRKLVALYRVHPEKIRVRPPRINLPPEVEKKSRMHRETFKAVFHGTYWYLPNRKALHLIKDYLSKNVRHVQFVVFGSHTPEISERNFESLGFVDDVFEFLSSCDVAIVPLRRGAGVKLKVLDYMAAGLPIVTTRKGAEGLDLVDGKHAIIVEDVDEEFISAVEELVESPKLRRKMGHNARKLAMKKYVVSKDGG; this is translated from the coding sequence ATGAAAGACAGTGGTGCGAGCACGAGGACTTACGGACTGATACGGGAGCTTTTAGAATCCGCCAACGTTATCCTGCTGATACCCGGCGGGGGACGTGGATATCAAGAAACCGGAGTGCACCCCGGGATTGAGGTAAGGACGTTTAACCCGTACAGGATTGGGGGATTGGATGTAGGAGTGTATTTTCTTGGAGTGAATCCCAGCTACTGGCGTAACCTCATCGGCATCATTAAAAACACCTCTGTGGGGGCCGTCGTTGGATCGCTCATTGTAAGCGCTCTCCCCCTGGCCCTTGCCAAGATCCTCCTGAAGAAACGCATCGTTTACGACGCTCACAACGTTGAGAAGGAGAGGGTTATTGAGGGCAGTCTGACCGAGACAGAGAACAGATTCAAGTTCATCCTCAAGTTTCGGTGGTACCTCCACGAGTATCTGGCCGTTAAGACTGCGGACGAGATAATATCGATAAGCCACGATGATAAGAGGAAGCTCGTTGCACTCTACAGGGTTCACCCGGAGAAGATCCGTGTGCGCCCGCCAAGGATAAACCTTCCTCCTGAGGTCGAAAAGAAGTCTCGCATGCATCGGGAGACGTTCAAGGCGGTTTTCCATGGAACATACTGGTACCTGCCCAACAGGAAGGCACTTCATCTCATAAAAGACTACCTGTCAAAGAATGTTAGACACGTTCAGTTCGTTGTTTTCGGGAGTCACACCCCCGAGATTTCCGAGAGAAACTTTGAGTCCCTCGGTTTCGTCGATGACGTCTTCGAGTTTCTCTCCTCCTGCGACGTTGCCATCGTGCCCCTGAGGAGAGGGGCGGGGGTCAAGCTCAAAGTGCTGGACTATATGGCGGCTGGGCTTCCGATTGTGACGACCAGAAAAGGCGCCGAGGGTCTGGATTTGGTGGATGGGAAACACGCGATAATAGTCGAGGACGTGGATGAAGAGTTTATAAGTGCCGTTGAGGAACTGGTAGAAAGCCCCAAACTGCGGAGAAAGATGGGGCACAACGCGAGGAAACTGGCAATGAAAAAGTACGTGGTGAGTAAGGATGGAGGCTAG
- a CDS encoding sulfotransferase family protein — MEARPNFIIPGAGRSGTTALASYLDQHPEVFISKLKEPNFFSENYYLGIDWYVSLFRDSAEFGRFELLRYFTKRLAGTERVFGEASTNYLIHPDAPKRIHNFNPEMKFIFMLRDPAERAYSSYKYAVQYDGLDRPFEEIIRLGDIDEIQEYFDIKSSLYHTNISRFLDYFPRERMLFVIFEEFVRNPEGELKRILRFLGVDESFEFDPSKVNQNAAVPPVSTKLQKLIHRIDKARRLDDNIVKFALLTGLKEVGNWVNHSLVRKKFPRLNPELREYMYREYFAGEVEGLEKILGRELKMWGKRPR; from the coding sequence ATGGAGGCTAGGCCCAATTTCATCATCCCCGGGGCGGGTCGTTCGGGAACCACCGCGTTGGCGAGCTATCTTGACCAGCACCCCGAGGTGTTCATCAGCAAACTCAAGGAACCTAACTTCTTCTCGGAAAACTATTACCTCGGCATCGACTGGTACGTCTCGCTGTTTAGGGACAGCGCGGAGTTTGGGAGGTTCGAACTCCTGCGGTACTTTACCAAGCGACTCGCCGGAACGGAGAGGGTCTTTGGGGAGGCCAGTACCAACTACCTCATCCATCCCGATGCGCCCAAAAGAATACACAATTTCAATCCCGAAATGAAGTTCATATTCATGTTACGGGACCCCGCTGAGAGGGCGTACTCGAGCTATAAGTACGCCGTCCAGTACGATGGACTCGACAGGCCCTTTGAAGAAATAATCCGCCTAGGTGACATTGACGAGATCCAGGAGTACTTCGACATAAAGTCCAGCCTGTACCATACGAATATCTCCCGCTTTCTGGATTACTTCCCCCGGGAGCGGATGCTCTTCGTAATATTCGAGGAGTTCGTCAGGAATCCTGAGGGAGAGCTGAAGCGCATCCTGCGGTTCCTGGGTGTCGACGAGTCCTTCGAGTTCGACCCTTCAAAGGTCAACCAGAACGCCGCCGTACCTCCCGTAAGCACGAAGCTTCAGAAACTGATCCACAGGATAGACAAGGCGAGGAGACTTGATGACAACATCGTGAAGTTTGCACTTCTGACCGGACTCAAAGAGGTGGGGAACTGGGTAAACCACTCCCTTGTCCGGAAGAAGTTCCCCCGCCTGAACCCCGAACTCCGCGAATACATGTACAGGGAGTACTTTGCGGGCGAGGTGGAGGGCCTTGAAAAGATACTGGGGAGAGAACTGAAGATGTGGGGCAAACGCCCGCGGTGA
- a CDS encoding alkaline phosphatase family protein, with protein sequence MGTGRIIILGIDGLEYNLVEEWNLEYIKQKAYSKTDLSDFEVIVTPPIWASMLTGRKIPEIEEPFIKRQKFIANKGNITKVKTPWYVKLGAKVLPLSIRKRIGDAMTPDPFKETYDYLLRTKKYRTMFDYFEKTWTNGVPSYGRNVSNQEVKEAMYAAVKGNLRPLLEYAFRMYERDRKALFEALEGDYELVFWYTPFLDEISHFLIRKKLKLMNVYFDINKLVRKVSDRLEENDVLYIISDHGMEPIPGDPRGGDHSDHGFFSSNTGEVIEKPQELFDIVVRKRKLKE encoded by the coding sequence ATGGGAACCGGAAGAATAATAATCCTCGGCATAGACGGGCTGGAATACAACTTGGTTGAAGAGTGGAACCTCGAGTACATCAAGCAAAAGGCATACTCCAAAACGGATCTGTCCGACTTCGAGGTCATCGTCACACCCCCCATATGGGCATCGATGCTGACCGGGCGGAAGATTCCGGAGATAGAGGAACCATTCATCAAGAGGCAGAAGTTCATCGCCAACAAGGGCAACATAACAAAGGTCAAGACCCCGTGGTACGTCAAACTGGGGGCGAAGGTACTCCCCCTCTCCATCAGAAAGAGGATAGGCGACGCCATGACTCCCGATCCATTCAAAGAAACCTATGACTACCTCCTCCGGACAAAGAAGTACAGAACCATGTTCGACTACTTCGAAAAGACGTGGACGAACGGCGTCCCCTCCTACGGGAGGAACGTCTCGAACCAGGAAGTGAAAGAGGCCATGTATGCGGCCGTCAAGGGCAACCTGCGGCCCCTCCTGGAGTACGCCTTCAGGATGTACGAGAGGGACAGAAAGGCGCTGTTTGAGGCTCTGGAGGGGGATTACGAGCTGGTATTCTGGTACACACCGTTCCTCGATGAGATATCACACTTCCTCATACGGAAGAAGCTTAAGCTCATGAACGTGTACTTCGACATCAACAAGCTTGTGAGGAAGGTGTCCGATAGGCTCGAGGAAAACGATGTGCTATACATAATCTCGGACCACGGAATGGAGCCAATCCCCGGAGATCCACGCGGAGGGGATCACTCCGACCACGGGTTCTTTAGCAGTAACACGGGGGAGGTTATAGAGAAGCCCCAAGAGCTGTTTGACATCGTCGTTAGAAAGAGAAAGCTCAAAGAGTAG
- a CDS encoding sulfotransferase family protein, whose translation MLMGNSLPNFLVCGTMKGGTTSLYYYLREHPEIYLPTKEEIHFFDLHFGRGIGFYKKYFADVRKGHKAVGEVTPDYMYLEHIPELIHETIPDVKLIFILRNPVDRAYSHYWHAVTKWGVEYLPFERAIEAEPERISRGTAHHRYYSYLDRGKYALQLKRFRKYFDDDQMLVLITEEFKRDPVESLKRVFEFLGVDPNRYNFENLSRRHNIGYSPKIPKLHMTFNRIFGARVGPKELVLGYWYRKMLTLLRRNRKLWELFFTPGYPKLDLGTRDRLMEYFAPYNRELESLLGRKIDAWLRTKQTSQGSLSGSPG comes from the coding sequence ATGCTGATGGGTAACTCACTTCCGAACTTTCTGGTCTGTGGTACCATGAAAGGAGGAACAACTTCGTTGTACTACTATCTCCGCGAACATCCGGAGATATACCTCCCTACAAAGGAAGAGATACATTTTTTTGATCTTCACTTCGGTAGGGGGATTGGCTTCTACAAAAAATATTTTGCTGACGTTAGGAAAGGCCACAAGGCTGTGGGGGAAGTTACTCCAGACTACATGTACCTCGAACACATCCCGGAACTCATCCACGAGACTATCCCGGATGTAAAGCTGATCTTCATCCTCAGGAATCCCGTTGACAGGGCGTACTCGCACTACTGGCACGCCGTTACCAAGTGGGGTGTGGAGTATCTGCCCTTTGAGCGGGCCATCGAGGCCGAACCCGAGCGGATATCCCGGGGGACGGCCCACCACAGGTACTACTCCTATCTGGACAGGGGAAAGTACGCCCTCCAGCTCAAGAGGTTCAGAAAGTACTTCGATGATGACCAGATGCTGGTTCTCATAACGGAGGAGTTTAAACGTGATCCCGTGGAGAGCCTGAAGAGGGTCTTCGAGTTCTTGGGGGTGGATCCCAACAGGTACAACTTCGAGAATCTGTCCAGAAGGCACAACATAGGGTATTCCCCCAAGATTCCCAAACTCCACATGACGTTCAACAGGATATTTGGTGCCAGAGTTGGGCCGAAGGAGCTAGTTTTGGGATACTGGTACAGAAAGATGCTGACGTTGCTCCGCAGGAACAGAAAACTGTGGGAACTGTTCTTCACTCCAGGATACCCAAAACTCGACCTGGGTACCCGCGATCGACTGATGGAGTACTTCGCCCCCTATAACAGGGAACTCGAGTCACTCCTCGGGAGGAAAATAGACGCGTGGTTACGGACTAAACAAACTTCTCAAGGAAGTTTATCAGGAAGTCCAGGTTAA
- a CDS encoding flippase, with the protein MSGLDETGKALQKVARGMGIVLAGTVISMFLTFLSRAIIARYFDRYQYGSFTLTMTILSIAMTVALMGLQSGLPREISRYLKERREEVPTLVTTGLTIAIAAAIVMTGVTIYLAPHIAPLLNDRYLDRTLPLAAPALPFMVTTMLLVAVSRGHGRVRENLYYRNILPPLLFLVILVGGLLAGLGFTFVFLAYVTAQLLSAGIATIGMIRQGLLPRRPRFSGRLARELFLFSLPLLFTGILDYVMGWTDSLMLGYYFNPDIVGLYNGAAPIARLLPLFLNSMGFLYMPIATAFFTSGDIKGMDKLYKTTARWVFLLTFPVFMFVFVFPESAIGLFFGSKYLEASTALRILSTGFIFSVIMGLNGMSLIAIGEPHANLIGNVFAATANILLNFFLIPVYGIEGAAVATATSYITANLFRGWWLYRKTRIHPFGTNNIKQLSVGIAMVLVLVYLNITPSSIWVTFGILAVLSLLYFSAVIVLKSIEPEDIELLRAIEKKTGLNLDFLINFLEKFV; encoded by the coding sequence GTGAGCGGCTTGGACGAGACCGGAAAGGCACTCCAGAAGGTCGCCAGGGGCATGGGGATAGTTCTCGCGGGCACTGTAATCTCGATGTTCCTCACGTTTCTGAGCAGGGCGATAATAGCCCGCTACTTCGACAGGTACCAGTACGGTTCATTCACGCTGACGATGACGATCCTGAGCATTGCGATGACCGTCGCCCTCATGGGGCTTCAGAGCGGTCTCCCAAGGGAGATATCCCGCTACCTGAAGGAGAGGAGGGAGGAAGTCCCCACATTAGTAACAACCGGCCTAACGATAGCCATAGCCGCCGCGATTGTGATGACGGGGGTAACGATATACCTGGCCCCCCACATCGCCCCCCTCCTCAACGACCGCTACCTCGACCGGACACTCCCCCTGGCCGCCCCCGCGCTCCCCTTCATGGTCACCACGATGTTACTTGTCGCGGTCTCAAGGGGACACGGGAGGGTGCGCGAGAACCTCTACTACCGCAACATCCTGCCGCCGCTCCTCTTCCTAGTGATACTCGTTGGGGGCCTTCTGGCCGGACTCGGCTTCACGTTCGTGTTTCTAGCCTACGTGACCGCCCAGCTCCTCTCGGCCGGAATCGCGACCATCGGGATGATCCGCCAGGGACTGCTGCCGAGGAGGCCCCGCTTTAGCGGCAGACTGGCGAGGGAGCTGTTCCTTTTTTCGCTTCCACTCCTGTTCACAGGCATACTCGACTACGTAATGGGCTGGACGGATTCCCTCATGCTGGGGTATTACTTCAACCCGGACATCGTCGGTCTCTACAACGGCGCCGCACCGATAGCCAGGCTTTTACCGCTCTTCCTCAACTCCATGGGCTTCCTCTACATGCCAATAGCGACGGCATTCTTCACGAGCGGGGACATCAAGGGGATGGACAAACTGTATAAGACGACTGCGAGGTGGGTGTTCCTGCTCACGTTCCCCGTGTTCATGTTCGTGTTCGTCTTCCCCGAGAGCGCGATAGGCCTGTTCTTTGGATCGAAATACCTGGAGGCGAGCACTGCCCTGAGGATACTATCAACGGGGTTCATATTCAGCGTTATAATGGGCCTCAACGGCATGAGTCTCATAGCGATAGGCGAGCCTCACGCCAATCTGATAGGAAACGTCTTCGCGGCCACGGCCAACATACTGCTTAACTTTTTCCTCATTCCAGTGTACGGCATCGAAGGGGCAGCTGTCGCGACGGCAACGTCTTACATAACGGCCAATCTCTTCAGGGGATGGTGGCTGTACAGGAAGACGAGGATCCATCCCTTTGGAACCAACAACATCAAGCAGCTCTCAGTTGGAATCGCAATGGTTCTTGTGCTCGTCTACCTGAACATCACACCCTCAAGCATATGGGTAACCTTCGGGATTCTTGCGGTGCTATCCCTGCTATACTTCTCGGCTGTCATTGTCCTCAAAAGCATAGAGCCGGAGGACATCGAACTCTTGAGGGCGATAGAAAAGAAAACCGGACTTAACCTGGACTTCCTGATAAACTTCCTTGAGAAGTTTGTTTAG
- a CDS encoding sulfite exporter TauE/SafE family protein, with product MNPVFIGLGLLVGFLVGLTGVGGGALMTPSLIFLGVEPLTAVGTDLLYATITRVFGVFFHQRKGKIRYDIALRLFAGSVPAVVLGGIILREIDREVLNDYLTVLLGIILVASAVLSLLKGEINIPIKPRWAYVYLLGFVVGLTVQFTSVGAGVIVSFTLMNVARIDPRDVVGVTIFYGLALSALSFLNYASVGSVDYSLAILLVLGAIPGVYLGTHVNRSADRGKLKKAINIIILLIGLFTLMSG from the coding sequence TTGAATCCAGTATTCATAGGACTGGGCCTTTTGGTGGGCTTCCTCGTCGGCCTCACCGGGGTCGGCGGCGGCGCTTTAATGACGCCCTCCCTCATATTCCTCGGCGTCGAACCGCTGACAGCAGTCGGAACAGACCTCCTCTACGCGACGATAACGAGGGTTTTCGGCGTCTTCTTCCATCAGAGGAAGGGCAAAATACGGTACGACATAGCGCTGAGGCTCTTCGCGGGGAGCGTTCCGGCTGTAGTCTTGGGTGGGATAATCCTCCGCGAAATCGACAGGGAGGTTCTCAACGATTACCTCACCGTACTCCTCGGGATTATCCTCGTTGCGAGCGCAGTTCTGAGCCTCCTGAAGGGGGAGATCAACATCCCAATCAAGCCAAGGTGGGCCTACGTTTACCTCCTCGGCTTCGTGGTTGGTCTAACGGTTCAGTTCACCTCAGTCGGGGCCGGCGTTATAGTGAGCTTCACGCTGATGAACGTGGCGAGGATCGATCCCCGGGACGTTGTTGGGGTGACCATATTCTACGGACTGGCCCTCTCTGCCCTCAGCTTCCTGAACTATGCGAGCGTCGGGAGCGTCGATTACAGCCTTGCAATTCTCCTCGTTCTGGGGGCGATTCCTGGGGTCTACCTCGGCACCCACGTCAACAGGAGCGCTGACAGGGGGAAGCTTAAAAAGGCGATAAACATCATAATCCTGCTGATAGGACTCTTCACACTGATGAGCGGGTGA